A genomic segment from Actinomyces lilanjuaniae encodes:
- a CDS encoding Rid family detoxifying hydrolase codes for MISTSPDRGAAAPASVVATESAPAAVGPYSQAVSTGEGSGSLVFVSGQVPLDPATGSLVEGGVQVQAEQVLRNVGAILSAAGLGYADVVKTTVLLADIADFAAVNEVYARFFEGEVLPARAAFAVAALPLGARVEIEAVAVRP; via the coding sequence ATGATCTCAACCAGTCCTGATCGCGGCGCTGCCGCCCCTGCATCCGTTGTCGCCACCGAGTCGGCCCCCGCTGCCGTCGGCCCCTACTCTCAGGCAGTGAGCACCGGGGAGGGCAGTGGCAGCCTAGTCTTTGTCTCCGGACAGGTCCCGCTGGACCCCGCTACCGGCTCCCTCGTCGAAGGGGGTGTCCAGGTGCAGGCGGAGCAGGTGCTGAGGAACGTGGGCGCGATCCTGTCCGCTGCGGGCCTGGGTTACGCCGACGTCGTCAAGACCACCGTGCTGCTGGCCGACATCGCTGACTTTGCCGCGGTCAACGAGGTCTACGCCCGCTTCTTCGAGGGGGAGGTCCTGCCCGCCCGGGCCGCCTTCGCGGTGGCGGCCCTGCCGCTGGGGGCGAGGGTGGAGATCGAGGCCGTGGCCGTACGGCCCTGA
- a CDS encoding YwiC-like family protein produces the protein MSQTRPSSPSDPCGDASSTRPGNQSGDSTSGPSQPPRTAPSHQSRPGPDDDVMLATGRPRSTSSVPSAQHPPQRRPGHAGPSQSPGQTSTAWKRPAPARPAQGGRRPGRKAWVPNQHGAWSMLVLPPVVGWVVGGFSWVNLLLIPAWWGAYLTYWAWSQWLRTRSAQRRVLLLMPLLVYTGWTGVLGLVTVLVTPYLLQWAVPLAPLLAVAAHQVWRGRERSLLSGLSTTAAASLMAAITYCLAVGGAGGFLGLGAGADNLPGSSPNGELTGWSWMWLVTALTAAYFCGTVPYIKSMIRERFNTVLLAGTVAAHTAVAAVTLWLASGGYLPWAHAVLWVVLAVRSLVVPLRQWRLVRGHHQPLRPRQLGLIEIVMCLAFLLSVATY, from the coding sequence GTGAGCCAGACACGACCGTCCTCACCCTCCGACCCGTGCGGTGACGCCTCGAGCACTCGCCCGGGCAACCAGTCAGGCGACTCCACGAGCGGACCGAGCCAGCCGCCCCGCACCGCCCCCTCCCACCAGTCCCGCCCCGGCCCGGACGACGACGTCATGCTGGCCACCGGTAGGCCAAGGTCCACATCGTCTGTCCCCTCCGCGCAGCACCCCCCACAGAGGCGGCCCGGACATGCCGGGCCCTCCCAGAGCCCGGGGCAGACCAGCACTGCCTGGAAGAGACCTGCCCCGGCACGTCCCGCCCAAGGCGGCCGCCGACCGGGCCGCAAGGCGTGGGTGCCCAACCAGCACGGGGCCTGGTCCATGCTCGTCCTGCCCCCGGTGGTCGGCTGGGTGGTGGGCGGCTTCAGCTGGGTGAACCTGCTGCTCATCCCCGCCTGGTGGGGGGCCTACCTGACCTACTGGGCGTGGTCACAGTGGCTGCGCACCCGCTCCGCACAGCGCCGTGTCCTGCTGCTCATGCCGCTGCTCGTCTACACCGGCTGGACGGGAGTGCTGGGCCTCGTCACCGTCCTGGTCACCCCCTACCTGCTGCAGTGGGCCGTACCGCTGGCACCCTTGCTTGCCGTCGCAGCCCACCAGGTGTGGCGAGGCCGCGAGCGCTCCCTCCTGTCCGGGCTCTCCACCACGGCGGCCGCCTCCCTCATGGCGGCTATCACCTACTGCCTGGCCGTGGGGGGCGCAGGCGGGTTCCTGGGACTGGGAGCGGGGGCCGACAACCTACCGGGGAGCTCACCTAACGGAGAACTGACAGGCTGGTCGTGGATGTGGCTGGTCACTGCGCTGACAGCCGCCTACTTCTGCGGAACCGTGCCCTACATCAAGTCCATGATCCGCGAGCGTTTCAACACCGTGCTCCTGGCCGGGACGGTCGCGGCGCACACGGCGGTCGCAGCGGTGACGCTGTGGCTGGCCAGCGGCGGCTACCTGCCGTGGGCGCACGCGGTGCTGTGGGTGGTGCTGGCTGTGCGGTCCCTGGTCGTGCCGCTGCGGCAGTGGCGGCTGGTACGCGGGCACCACCAGCCCTTGCGACCCCGCCAGCTGGGACTGATAGAGATCGTGATGTGCCTGGCCTTCCTGCTGAGCGTAGCCACGTACTGA
- a CDS encoding type II toxin-antitoxin system HipA family toxin: MVLDPEDQQSLGVRTELLHVVDQGGPGGRGDPVQPDLRFSLAGLALKLSMRWEEERLALPAHGQTGEWILKTPDTQYPDLPANEFAVMGLARAVGIAVPETRMVHRDQAPDLSDRFWPSHEGQAYAIRRFDRSPGGRVHMEDLAQVLGKSGAGEGKYQSTVQTVAGLAYRGRDHESLREMVRRATFNLLVGNGDAHLKNWSLIYPDRRRARLSPAYDLVCTAVYLPSPEDPDLGLPFLGARRLSQVTRDHCAELQRRLGVGKEDVLDVVDDTVQRFCDLWHTASQEAWAEGIPRPVVWWIDDHLRDTRARLGC, translated from the coding sequence GTGGTACTGGACCCGGAGGACCAGCAGTCCCTAGGGGTCCGGACGGAGTTGCTGCACGTCGTCGACCAGGGCGGCCCAGGCGGTCGGGGGGACCCGGTCCAGCCCGACCTGCGGTTCTCACTGGCCGGCCTGGCCCTCAAGCTCTCCATGAGGTGGGAGGAGGAGCGCCTGGCGCTGCCCGCGCACGGCCAGACGGGAGAGTGGATCCTCAAGACGCCGGACACCCAGTACCCAGACCTGCCCGCCAACGAGTTCGCTGTCATGGGCCTGGCCCGGGCCGTGGGCATTGCGGTTCCCGAGACCCGGATGGTGCACCGCGACCAGGCTCCTGACCTGAGTGATAGGTTCTGGCCCTCCCATGAGGGCCAGGCCTACGCCATACGGCGCTTTGACCGCAGTCCCGGGGGCCGCGTCCACATGGAGGACCTTGCCCAGGTCCTGGGAAAGTCTGGGGCGGGAGAGGGGAAGTACCAGTCCACCGTCCAGACCGTGGCAGGCCTGGCCTATCGTGGGCGGGACCACGAGTCGCTGCGGGAGATGGTGCGGCGTGCCACCTTCAACCTGCTGGTAGGTAACGGGGACGCCCACCTGAAGAACTGGTCGCTCATCTATCCCGACCGCAGGCGCGCCCGCCTCTCGCCCGCCTACGACCTCGTGTGCACGGCGGTGTACCTGCCCAGCCCGGAGGACCCCGACCTGGGCCTGCCTTTTTTGGGTGCCCGGCGGCTGTCCCAGGTGACCCGGGACCACTGTGCCGAGCTCCAGCGCAGGCTCGGCGTGGGGAAGGAGGACGTGCTCGACGTCGTCGACGACACGGTGCAGCGCTTCTGCGACCTCTGGCACACTGCCAGCCAAGAGGCCTGGGCGGAGGGCATCCCCCGGCCCGTGGTGTGGTGGATCGATGACCACCTCCGGGACACCCGTGCCCGGCTGGGGTGCTAG